The Streptococcus mitis genomic sequence TTTGTAGCCTTTTCATGGTATAATCAAGAGAGTAAATCTTTATGGAGGAAGTATGAAATTAAATATTCAAGAAATTCGTAAGCAGTCTGAAGGCTTGCATTTTGAACAAACGTTAGACCTAGCCGCAGACCTGCGTGCACGCAATCAAGAAATTTTAGATGTAAAAGATATCCTTGCAGTTGGGAAAGTACAGTACGAAGACCGGATGTATTTTTTAGACTATCAGTTGTCATATACCATTGTTCTTGCTTCCAGCCGCAGTATGGAGCCAGTTGAGTTGGCTGAGTCTTATCCAGTCACAGAAGTTTTCATGGAAGGCGCAACCAACCAACTAGATCAGGAAGTTTTAGACGATGATTTGGTTTTGCCTATCGAAAATGGGGAACTTGATCTTGCTGAGAG encodes the following:
- a CDS encoding YceD family protein; this encodes MKLNIQEIRKQSEGLHFEQTLDLAADLRARNQEILDVKDILAVGKVQYEDRMYFLDYQLSYTIVLASSRSMEPVELAESYPVTEVFMEGATNQLDQEVLDDDLVLPIENGELDLAESVSDNILLNIPIKVLTAEEEAGQGFVSGNDWQIMTEEEYQAQQAVKKEENSPFAGLQGLFDGDE